The following DNA comes from Hahella chejuensis KCTC 2396.
CGTGCCGGGAGAGCTGCAACGGATGACCGCGGGAACCGGCATTCGCCATAGCGAATACAATCATTCGCGCACAGAAGGCGTGGAGTTCCTGCAAATCTGGATTCACCCGGAGCAAAAAAGGCTGAAACCGGGGTATGAACAGAAGGCGTTCGCGCCGGAATCCATGACCGGCGTCTTTCGCCTGATCGGCAGCCGCAATGGCGCGCAAGACTCGGTGACGATTCATCAGGACGTCAACTTGTACGCCGCCCGCCTTGATGGCGCAGAACCTGTGTGTCTCGACATCGACCCACAGCGCGGCGCGTGGGTGCAGGTGGTCAAAGGAAGTGTGGAGTTGAACGGGGAAGCGCTGACGGAAGGCGATGGCGCGGCGCTGGAAAACGTCAACAAGCTCACTTTCGCCAACGCGGATAATGCGGAAGTGCTGGTGTTTGATATGAAAATGCAGGCGTAGGGGAGCGGGAGGCTCGATACTGTAGGGAGGAACCCGTTAATATCCATGGGGTTGTCAAAAGCGAGCAAGGATAGGTATCTATGCTGATTCCCTATGAACTAACCACGGTGAACGAGCGCCTGCTGCTACGGTGGATTAATCCCGACCGGCTGGAGTTGCGGCCGGGATTTTTTCATGAGGCGGTGGAGGCGCTGCCGCAGGAGGAGCAGTGCGCCGGGCTGACCCATTTCGATGAGCTGCTGAACGGGGAGGGCGCGGAGCCTCAACCTGCGGGCCTGATCTTTCATACCAGCCGATGCGGCTCCACTTTAGTGTGTCAGATGTTGAAGCAGCATCCGCAGGCCCTGGTGTTGGGGGAGCCGTTTCTGCTGAATCAGATTGTGCGTCACCATCTGCTGTCCCCCGCTCGCAAGATTGAAGCGCTGCGCCGTTGCACTGGCCTATGGGCGCAATGGGCGGCGGAGACGGGACGGCGTCTGGTGATCAAGTTGTCTTCCTGGAACCTGATGCATATTGATCTCTATCAGCGTGCGTTTGATTGTCCGATGCTTTGCCTTTATCGCGACTACCTATCTGTGCTGGAGTCATTGTTGCGGGGGACGCCCAAGTGGCTTGGCGCTGATTGGCCGCCGCGCCCCTTCACCGAGGTGGACGCCAGGCTGTTACCGGATGCGTCGCTGTTGGCGCCGCTGCAATCCGGCGTCATGTCGGCGGAGTCTAAATTGCTGGGAACGGCGGCGGGAACCTATCTGGGGTTCGGGCGGGCGATGTTGGCGGCGCTGGAATCTGATGCGTCAGTGCGGGTGATGGGGTATGAGTCCATAGCGGGCGCGTCAGCGGCGCTGGCTGAGCACTTTGGCTTGCAGCCGTATTCGGGTTTACAGCAGGATATGTCGGAAGCGACCCAGCTCTATTCGAAAGGCGACTCTACTTACCAACCGCCTGATGCGAGGGACAAGCTAAAACGTCTGGATGCGCAGCTTGAGCAACACTACCCGGCCATGAGGCTTGCCTTGCAGGAGGTTTATTCGCGCCTGCAATCACATCGGCAATTACTCGGATAAGGAGCGCGGCAGGTAAGTGGAAGCCTTCACATAGCTCTCGCTGTCCGCTCCCCCGGTGATGATTGTGCTCTCAACTCTGAGCCAGGCATGCGCTTTCAACCCGCCGTCAGAACCGCGTTCTTTAAGAACGCCAAGGTGGATGACGTAAGGCGCCTTGTAAAAGCCCAGCAGCGTTCTGGCCATAATCGCCTGCGCCAGACACTTGCACTCCCACGGGGTATAGCGGGCGACCAAGCGGCAGACGGCCCCGATGCGTCGCGCCAATAATTGCTGCTCCGCAGGGGCGTGAAACAGCGCCTCATGATTCGCAGTCACGCGCCCCAATATCCAGGCGAAACGTCGAAACGGTAAACTCCAAATCATCACACGCACCAGCGCGCTGTAAGGAAACAAAAACGCCAGCCACAGCTTCTCCTGGCGCGGAAGTCGCCAGGCGGTTTGGAGTTTATGGTAGATGCGCGGCATAGAACGAATTGTCACAAGCGCGGGTCCCGGGTCATTCAACAATTACTTGTCTATGGCATGTAGTGTAGTTGAAAAATGGCTGTTATAAGCAGGTCCAGAAAAATGCTTCAACTTGCCCCCTTGTGTGTCGCTGTTTATGCTTTCTAGACAGAATAATCTCAGAAGAGTCTCAGTAGCATATGGCGCGAATTCGTGGCGTAGTCCTGGCATGGCTGCTCATCCTCGCCGGGCATACCGCATCCGCCGCTGAGACGGTGCGCATCGCTATTGGCGAATGGCCGCCCTATCTTTCCGAAGAACTGCGACATTACGGTTTGGCGGCGCATATTGCGGAGGTCTGTTTCAACGCCGCGAATGTGGAGGTAGAGGTTGGCTTCTTTCCTTGGAATCGGGTCGCGCTGTTTGTGGAAAACGGCCTTTGGGACACCTCGATTCTTTGGGTGAAAACCGAAGAACGGGAGAAGGTTTATCTGTTTTCCGATGTGGTGTTCGAAGGTTCCGCAGTGTTCTTCTATGCTAAAGCGCGCCCTTTTCAGTGGCGGAACTATAAAGACCTTGTGGGATTGAAGTTCGGCGGTCTGATGAGCGCCAGCTACCCCTGGTTTGAAGCCGCCAAGGAGCAGGGAATTAATCTTGAAATGGAAGTCGTGTCAGACGAACGCCTCAACCTCGCCAAACTGCTGTCCGGCCGCATTGACGCCTTCTCCCTGGATAAGTACGTCGGCCTGTATATCCTGCACAAAAACTTTCCCCAGGAATCCAATCTCATCACCTACCACCCGACCCCCATCGAATCCTGGCCTTATCGCCTTATCTTCACCAAAAATCCACGCGGAGAAAAAATGCGCAACGCCTTCAATAAGGGACTCAAAATAGTCCAGGAAAACGGCTTGCTGGAACAGCTGTTGGACGATGCGGCTAATGGGCGGTATGTGAGCCGTTTGGCAGAGTAACTCCGCAGGTTCTATATCGTTATTAATCAGGCAGACAAATAGCTTCCTTTTATTTGTCTCCCGCGGCTAGCCGCCGCGCAGGCGCATTCATGCACCTGATTTTTAGCATGGCAATATTATTGTCATGTTAATAACTTTTGATGGCTCCGAAGTAGCAACAAAGTGCTTGTCACTGAATGTGCTTGATGGGTAAACTCCCGACGCTAAAGCTAACTATCTGTTTTGTTTAAATATTGAGCGGTATCGTGTCCAATAGGGATATGGAACAGAGCGCAGCATCCTGCGCGCTATACACAACATTATTATTGTCCAGGCCGCTGACGACAGGCGCAAAGTCTGCCGTCAGCGGCTTTTTTATGCGTTAAAAAAGTCAGTCGAAGTATTTCAGGAGTCATCGAATGGTTGCGGTCGTTTCAGGGGAAGGTCTGGGATTGTTTGGCGCGTCCTTGTCAGGCGCGGGCGCGGGGTTATCGCAAGCGGGCGTCGGTCAGAGCGGCGAGCGGGTCTACGTCAACGCCGCGACGGGCAACCTGGTGCTGCAGCGCCGCGATGAACTGCTGTTAGGCGCGGGGCGCGACGCCAGTCTGATCCGCACCTACAACAGCCAGGGCCGCTTCACCGACGACAACGGCGACAACTTCTACTTCAGCTTCAACCAGCGTCTGGAATTCAACGGCGGCAATCTGAACAAAGCCGGCAGTCTGATCACGCGGATCGCCGGCGACGGCAGCCGCACGGACTATCGTTATGACGAGAGCCGCGGGCTGTATGTCTCCAGCGTCGGCGAAGGGGCCCACGACACCCTGGAGTTCCGCGGCGGCACCGGTTCTGACGCGTTCCTGTGGACGGAAGGCGAGAGCGGCGCGCAGGAAGTGTACAGTTGGCAGGGCAAACTGAGCGCGCTGGCCCATCGCGACGAACCGGGACGAGTGACCATCAGCCGCAGCGCGGCCGCAACGACCCTGACGACGGCGTCGGGGGAGAAACTGGAGATTCAGTACGACGGCGCCGGCCGGGCGGTGCTGGTGAAGACGGTGGGCGCGGACGGCGCGCAACGCAACCAGACATATTACGGCTATGACGCCCAGGGCCGTCTGACGACGGTGACGGTGGACCTGACCCCGGCGGACAACAGCATCGGCGACGGCCGCACCTTCGTGACGCGCTACAGCTACGACGGCGACAGCAAACGGGTGGCGAAGATGCAGGCCAGCGACGGCGTGTCGGTGAGCTTCCAGTACCAGGACATCGGCGGCGAATACCGGGTGACCCGGGTGACCCAGGGCGACGGCGCGGACGCTATTGTCACCACTTACGCCTACGATCTGGCGCAGCGCACCGCGACGGTGACGCGGGTGTTGGACCCCGCGACGCTGAGCGGCCTGCAGACGGTGCTGCGCTACGACGAACGCACGCGCCTGGTGGAAATGCGCCTGCCGCAGCAGGACGGAACCCAGAGCGTGCGCCGCTACGCCTACGACGCCGACGACAATCTCATCCAAAGCACGGACGCCGACGGCCACAGCGAGACCTACCGCTACGACGCCATGGGCAATCTGCTGACCCATACCGACCGTTTGGGGGGCGCCACCGACTACACCTATAACGCCCACAACCAGACCCTGACGGAGACCACGGACGGCGCCACCCAGCGCTACGTTTACGACAGCGCGCACCGTTTGCGTTACCGCGTGGACGCCGAGGGCGGGGTCACCGAATTCCGCTACAACCACCTGGGCCAGCTGACGGCGACCCAGGGGTACCTGGCGCGCTACGACCTGAGCGGCCTGAGTTCCAATCAAGCGCTGAGCGAAGGACCTCTTAATACGTGGGCGCCCGGCGCCCGGGCGCAGGGAACCAGCCTGACGGAATACGCCTACGACTTCCGCGGCCAGCTGAGCCGTCAGACCCGCTACAGCAAGACTGACGCCACGGGCGCGGGAATCGGCGCGGCGACGACGCACTTTATCTACGACGCGGAAGGACGCCTGCTGAAACAGGTCAACCCCGAGCAGGCGGCGCCGACGGAGAACGCGAGCGCGGCCCCGGAGAGCCTGGGGCATCGCACGGGAGAAACGCTGTACGTCTACGACGGCCTGGGCCGGCTGCTGTCGGTGAAGGACGCGCTGGGCGCGGTGACCACGCAGACCGAATACCAGGGCGCGACCATCCTGAGCCGCGACGCGGCGGGTCTGCAAAGCGTGAAGACGTACAACAGCGCCGGCGCGCTGATCGACGTGGTGGAGCGCGACGCCGGCGGCGCCCAGCTGGGCAAGGCGCAACAGTACTACGACGCCCAGGGCCGGGTGATCCGCAGCGTGGACGCGCAGGGCGCGCAGACCCGCTACATCTATGACGGCCAGGACCGGGTGCGTTTTGAAATCGACGCCCTGGGCTACGTCACGGAGAACCGCTATGACGCCCTGGGCCGGGTGACGCAAACGCGTCGCTACGAGGCCGCCTATGGCGGCGCCGACGTGAACCTGACGGCGCTGGAAACGTTCGCCGCGGGCCAGAGCGCGATCACGACGCGACGCTTCTATGACGCGGCGGGCCAGGTGCGTTTCGAAATCGACGCCCAGGGCTATGTGACCGGCTACGAGTACGACGGACAAGGGCGCGTTGCGAAGAAGACCCGCTACGACAAGGCGGCGGACCTGAACGCGGCGAATCTGGCGTCGCTGGCGGCGCATGCGCCGAGCTGGCGCGGCGACGGCGTCGTGCAGATCGACGCGGGACGGATTATCAAGACCGCCGCCACCGGACTCAGCGGAGGCCGGGCGGTGGCGAACGAAACGCTGCGACAAGGCCGCGGCGCGCTGGAGTTCACCGTGGCGGCGCTGCCGACCGGGGCGTCCCTGGGCGCGGTGGGTTTCAACAAGACCCCGGAGACCGTCCTGAGCGGGAACGCTTACCTGAATGAAGTGGACCTGGGCGTTTTCATCCGCGACCCGGACGGGGCGGGTTCGCAGGGCCACAGCCTGATGATCCAGGTGAACGGCGTGCGCACGGAGCCAACCTCGGCGACGCCGATTCAGGTCGGCGACCGCCTGCGCATCGAAATGCGGGGCGCGGACGCGCGCATCCTGCTTCAGCGCCCTGGCCAGCACGGCTTCACATTGATACAGACCCTGACGGGCGTGGTGGATGCGAACGCGAATTACACGGCGCAAACCAACCTGTACGGCGCCGGCGCGGCCATTGAGGGCGTGGCGCTCAGCGGCGATGCGGACTACCACAGCGCGGGCGTCTCCACCCGCTACGTCTATGACGCCAAGGGCCAGGCGCGCTTCGAGATCGACGCGCAAGGCTACGTCACGGAGAACCGCTACGACGCACTGGGGCGCGTGGTGGAGACGGTGCGTTACCTGGATGCGCAGGCGTTGACGCCTTCGCAGCTGGCGCAACTGCAGCGGCAGGCGGACAGCGGCGCGGCGGGCGGCGTGGGAGACGTCGTCTTGGACAGCGAAACCTTGCCGGCGCCGGCGGGCTGGAGCGAGTCAACCAGCACAGCGGGCTATGAAGGCCGACAGTACCTGACGGCCAAAGGGGCGTCCGCTGCGGTCGAGTGGCGCTCGGCGCTGACGCAGGCGGGACGCCATGGCGTGTACGCGACCTGGACCGCGCACGCCAATCGGGCGAGCAATGCGACCTATCGGGTTCATCATGTGGACGCCGCAGGCAAGGCGACCGTGACGGACGTGAAAGTGAACCAGCGGACGCAGGGTGGTCAGTGGGTGTTGCTGGGCGACTTTGATTTCGGCGCAGAAGGCCGGGTGGAGCTGCTGGGCGGCGGAGATGGCTATGTGGTGGCCGATGCGGTGAAATTCGCGCGCGCGAACTACGCCACGCAGAGCAAGAAAGTCGTGTACGACGCCCAGGGTCGTGCGCGTTTCAGTCTGGACGAACAGGGCTATGTCACCGAGAACCGCTATGACGCGGCGGGCCGGGTCGTGGCCACCCTTCGCTACGATAGCGCTTACCAGGGCGACGCATGGGGCGAGAGCGACCTGGAGAACTTCGTCAACGGCAAAACCCCGGCTTCCCATTCTCGTTTGATTTACGACGCCAAAGGCCAGGCGCGTTTCACCATCGACGCCCTGGGCCTGGTGACGGAGACCCGTTACGACAGTCTGGGCCGTATAACCGAAAAACTCAGTTACAGCTCCGCCTACACGGGCGCCGCTTTTACCGAAAGCGCCCTGCAGAGCTTTATCAGCGGCAAAACGCCCGCTGCCCATTCCCGGTTGGTCTACGACGTCAAAGGCCAGGCGCGCTTCACCCTCGACGCCCTGGGCCAGGTAACGGAGACCCGTTACGACAGCCTGGGGCGGGTAATTGAAACGCTAACTTACAAAGGCGTTTATACCGCTGCGAGCACTACCGAAAGCGATCTGCAATCCTTTGTCAATGGTAAAACCATTCTTACTAAATCTCGTGTGATCTATGACGCCAGAGGCCAGGCGCGCTTCACCCTCGACGCTTTGGGGTATGTCACCGAGAACCGCTACGACGCCCAAGGGCGGGTAACGGAGAAACAACGCTTTAATGCGATCTACACCGGTGCGGACTTTAGTGAAAGCGCCTTGCAGACGTTCACGAACGGCAAAACCCCGGCTTCCCATTCCCGATTGGTCTACGACGCTAAAGGCCAGGCGCGCTTCACTCTGGACGCTCTGGGTCAAGTGACGGAGAACCGCTACGATGCGTTGGGTCGAATAACCGAAAAACTCAGTTACAGTTCTACATACACCGGCGCGGCATTTACTGAAAGCGCCTTGCAGACGTTCACGAACGGCAAAACCCCGGCTTCCCATTCCCGATTGGTCTACGACGCCAAAGGCCAGACGCGCTTCATCCTCGACGCCCTGGGCCAGGTGACGGAGAACCGTTACGACGCCCTGGGCCGGGTGACCGAAAAACGCAGCTACAGCCATGCCTATAACGGCGGCGTATTCACCGAAAGCGCCCTGCAGACGTTCGCAAACGGTGAGGCCCCCGCCTCCCGCACTCGTTTGGTCTATGACGCCAAAAACCAGGTGCGTTTTACGGTCGACGCGTTGGGACAAGTAACCGAGACCCGCTACGACGCGTTGGGACAAGTGATCGAAACGCGCAGTTACGATGGCGTTTATACGGGGACCAGCGCTACCGAAAGCGCTTTGCAGTCCTTTGTCAGCGGCAAAACCGTTCACGCTCGATCTCGCGTGGCCTACGACGCCAAAGGCCAGGCGCGCTTCATCATCGACGCCCTGGGTTACGTCACCGAGAACCGTTACGACGCCCTGGGACAGGTGGCGGAAAAACTCAGCTATGACCGCGTTTACGCCGGTTCGGATTACAGCGAAGCGGCGCTGACCCAGTTCGTTAGCGCGCAAAGTCAGCCGCGCAGCGGGCGTTTGGTGTATGACGCCAAGGGGCAGGCGCGGTTTGAGATTGACGCGCTGGGCCATGTGACGGAGCGGGAATACGACGCGGCGGGACGGGTGATCGCCACCTACCAATACGATGGAGCGCTGCCGGCGGATGCGACCTACACCGAAGCGGGCGTGGAGCAATGGCTGCCGCAGGCGGCGGAGTGGTCGAAGCGCACCGGCGCGCTGGTGGGCGGTTCGTCGCGCATTGAGCAGCTGGACGTACCGGAAGCGAGAGAGTTTACCGGCAGCGTGAGATCGCGGCAGACCATCCGCGGTGAAGGCTATGTGGAGTTCAGTCTGCCCTCGGAAGGCGTCAATGCGGTGTTCTGTGGTTTCAGCGAGAAGGATGCGGGGACTTCCTACGAGGATCTGAACTTCGCGTTTTACCGCAAGCAGGGCGGCGTGGTGCGCTGCTATGAAGATTCGGCCAAGGTGAAAGAGCTGGGCGTGTTGCCCGGGGACACCCGTTACCGCATCGAGCTGAAAGACGGCAAGGTCAACTACTACATCAAGCGGGAAAGCGACGCGACTTTCACTTTGGTGCACACCTCCACCAGAACGGTGGAGCCCGGCAAGGCGTACGCCATCGACAGCTCCTTCTACAAAGGCGGCTCCCTGCTGAAAGACGTGGTGATCGGAACGCGACTGGACGCCCCGGCGGGACGCGTGAACGTCAGCCGCACGATCTACGACGCGCGCGGTCTGGCGCGCTTCAGCCTGAACGCCCTGGGGCAGGTGACGGAGACCCGTTACGATGCGGCGGGCAGAGCGACGCAGACGCTGCGCTACGAAACCGCCTACAGCGGCGCCGATTACAGCGAAACGGCGCTGGCGCAGTTCGTCGCGGGCGAGACCCGGGCGCAACATGCCTACATGGTGTACGACAGCCTGGGTCAGGCGCGCTTCAAGCTGGACCACCAGGGCCATATCACCGAACTGGAATACGATCACAACGGTCAGGTGACGCGCACGCTGAGTTACGTCGCGGCCTATGACCTGAGCCAGCCGCTGACGGCGGCGGCGCTGGAAACTTATGTGCAAGGCCACGCTTCAGCCGGGGACCGGGTGGAGCAGGTCTTCTACGACGCCCGCGGCCTGGAAATCTACCGGATAGACGCTGGCGGACGCCTGATCGAACAGGAATACGACCACGCCGGTCGTCTGACCCACCGCGTGCGCTACGCCGCCAGCCTGAATCTCGGAACCGCCGCGACCCTGACGCAAGTGACGCAGGCGGCGGACGCCCATCGCAGCGCGGCGGCGAACCAGCACAGCCGTCTGGTTTACGACGCCCTGGGACGTCTGCGCTACAGCCTGGACGGCGAGAATTACGTCTCGGAAACCCTGTACAACGGACAGGGGCAGGTGACGGAAGAACGCCGTTACGCCGCCCCCTGGACCCAGGCGGCGACCCTGAGCGCCCTGACGGGGCTGCACCCGGACGCCGAGACCCGCATCACCCGCTACGCCTATGACGACGCCGGCCGCAAGATCAGCCAGTCGCAGCGGCTGATGACCGGCGGCGCGGAGACCTGGATTACTGAAAGCTACGCCTACGACGCCCACGGCAACCGCACGGCGGTGACCGACGCGCGGGGCAACGTCACCAGCTTCGCCTACGACGCGGACAACCGCCTGATCGCCAAACTGACGCCGAAAGACGCTATCGACGATGCGGACATCAGCGCCAGCGCGCGCAAAGGCGCGGTGACGCGCTACCAGTACGACGGCTTCGACAACCTGATCCAGGAAAGCCAGTACGTCACGGAAGTATCGATCCATGAACGCACGGCGGCGGATTACGCCACGGCCAACGTTCCGGCCAATAACGATCCGGTCAGCGGAGACCGGCATACCCGTTACGAATACGATGCGCTCAACCGTCAGGAGCGCATCCGCACGCCGGAGCTGAATGGCGTCTCCACACTGACGCGCAAGGAATACGACCGCTACGGCAACGTCACGGCCTTGATCGAAGCGGAAGGCTCCGCTCTGGAGCGCACCACGCGTTACGAATTCGACGACCTGAACCGGGTTGTGAAGGAAACCAAAGCGTTCGGGACGGCGGACGCCAGCAGCACGGGCTATGTTTACAACGCCTTCGGCCAGGTGGAGCGGGTGATCGATCCGCGCGCTTACGCGTTGGTGGAGAGCAACGACGCCTGGGCGCAGGAAATGCGCGCGCTGATTCGCAGTGTCGCCAGTGGTGGGAGCGTTAATCGTGCGGAAGCGATGGCGCTGCAAATTCCTGCGCACTTGAAAGCGCAGCTGTACAGTCTGCCGGACAAGGCGGAGAACCTGAACAGCTTCCATAAGCAGGCGCTGTATGAGCTGTACTCCCGCCAACAGCGTTTCGACACGCTGGGCCGCAAAATCTCCGAGACGGACGCCAACGGTCAGGTCAAGTCCACCACCTACGACGCCTTTGGCAATATCGCTAAAGTGATTGATGGCGTCGGCAAAACAGGCTACTTCTACTACGACAGCCTCAATCGCCTGCGTTACAGCGTCGATCCCGCCGGCTACGTCATAGAAAACCAGTACACCAGCACCGGCAAAGTAAAAAGCAAGATCGAGCATTATGCGCCGATCAGCCTTTCCGGACTGAACGAAAGCACGGCGCTCAGCGTCATCGCCGGCCGCATCAGCAGCGTCAATACGGGGGCGGTGAATCCCAACGCGCATATTTATCAGGTCGGCGGACGCACCGATTACGTCTTCGACACGCTGGACCGGGTCAGCGATATCGTTTATCGCCATACTCAGCTGGATGGGGCGGTGAAGAACTATGTGGAGCGTTTTGAGTACGACAAAGCGGGCAACCGCATCCGCATGGTGGACAGGCTGCAGAACTACCAGCAAG
Coding sequences within:
- a CDS encoding pirin family protein gives rise to the protein MNIRRGHERGVANFGWLHSKHTFSFGHYFDPAHMGFGPLRVINQDQVTPGAGFDTHGHSDMEIISYVVSGALEHKDSIGNGSVIVPGELQRMTAGTGIRHSEYNHSRTEGVEFLQIWIHPEQKRLKPGYEQKAFAPESMTGVFRLIGSRNGAQDSVTIHQDVNLYAARLDGAEPVCLDIDPQRGAWVQVVKGSVELNGEALTEGDGAALENVNKLTFANADNAEVLVFDMKMQA
- a CDS encoding lasso peptide biosynthesis B2 protein translates to MTIRSMPRIYHKLQTAWRLPRQEKLWLAFLFPYSALVRVMIWSLPFRRFAWILGRVTANHEALFHAPAEQQLLARRIGAVCRLVARYTPWECKCLAQAIMARTLLGFYKAPYVIHLGVLKERGSDGGLKAHAWLRVESTIITGGADSESYVKASTYLPRSLSE
- a CDS encoding substrate-binding periplasmic protein, whose protein sequence is MARIRGVVLAWLLILAGHTASAAETVRIAIGEWPPYLSEELRHYGLAAHIAEVCFNAANVEVEVGFFPWNRVALFVENGLWDTSILWVKTEEREKVYLFSDVVFEGSAVFFYAKARPFQWRNYKDLVGLKFGGLMSASYPWFEAAKEQGINLEMEVVSDERLNLAKLLSGRIDAFSLDKYVGLYILHKNFPQESNLITYHPTPIESWPYRLIFTKNPRGEKMRNAFNKGLKIVQENGLLEQLLDDAANGRYVSRLAE